aggagagcatttGAAATCACCTTTATTGGTACCTCTGAGTTGACACAGAACAGGTCAAGGACATCATTTCAGTGCTTCATAATAGAGAAACATGTGAACGCCAGGGAAAGTAGCATTGTCAAGGCAAGGCTTTGGTGTTGCTGTGCATTGTTATGGTAGTACTCAGCCACCATCTTGTTGGGGTTTGACCCATTGAACCAGAGCTGCATGCAGCGGCCTGAGGATTTGGTGTGGGTGGTATAAATGTAGGAATTGGACCAGATTTCTTCACACATGGACTTGGGTGTGGGGTAAACTTCGGTCCACTTTCTGCACTTGCTGTTTGCAGGGCATTTGTTAATACCTGTAGGGGAGCAGAGGATTAGAATGAGTCCACAGTCACAACTGTTTCTCAATTACAATTGGATTTAAATGCAGTAATTACCTAGCTAGCAGTAAAGATAGTATAATGgaggatctgtgtgtgttgatgagtAGGCGTGTGCATTTTCTGTGGATGTTGTCATGTGTGAGAcaagtgtgcaagtgtgtgtgcaaaggtGTGAATTTGCTTTTTGTGGTGTATGTAACCACTGGTCTACGTGTGCAGGCatatgtgcatgcgtgtttttGTTCTTACCCGTGCTCCAGTCCCATCCATAGTGCCAGTTACTCTTGCAGGTGTATTCATTCTTGCAGTCCTCCCACCAATCATGGCAGTCCTCTTGACACAAAGGCACATCCACGATACGCTCCTTACGCCAAGTCTGatccacctacacacacacacacacacacacacacacacacacacacacacacacacacacacacacacacacacacacacacacacacacacacacacacacacctagttTGTATGATCAATGATTTCATAACACAAGTGATATATTTCTAGAATGAAACTCCTTGACCTTGAAGATACAATACAACTGTAAGTTTCAGGTGATCTGTCAGGTGAGTTATAAAGGTCTctacaaatgaaacacatgacATTGTCTCTTTATGAAATATAATTTAAGCATGTTATCGTTTTATTACTTTCATTACATAGCTTTATGACAACAAACTGTGCTGGTATGTGAATTTTATTGTCCTGGTAAGTGCCCTCAGCTGTCCTTTCAAGTTCTtatgctgccatctagtgtttTAAGTGAGAacaagagagagtgagagcacaAATGCACAATACACACTTTTTGTATCCAGGGTCCCAAGTGTGGTGAGCACTCGTAGAAGCAAGTGTCCTGGATGAAATGTTTCTTGCACTCTTTGCTCATGATACCACAGTGATCCCAGTTGAAGTTGTACAGGTAGGAGTGATCGGCATGGGCTTCTTCACTGGTGTTGGCCGTGCAACATGCATTGTCACGCCATGGAGCACActgggaaagaggaagaggagagagggatcaCTTTATGCTGCTGAACGAACACGTCTTTGTTTCAGCCCTGTGTCTGGATCAGCAGCTTTAGATGAGAAAAGAAACATTGCCCGGGGTGCATTTGTGTTCATCACCTGACTGTAAAGTTGTCCCTCGGGGCCAGGCTCTACTTTGTGGTGTTTGGCATCCATACACATGTTGAGTGGGTTCAGAGACAGAGCGCCGCTGGAGACGGCTAACAGCAAGGCCAGGACAACCCACATGGCTCTGCAGCAAGGATGCATTAACATATATCAATGGAGAGTACTTAATAAGACAACCACCatacagtaccagtcaaaaggTGACGTCCTTGTTATGAGGATGCCCTGTAGACACACTCCCAGTACTTTGTCCACCTCAGTTACTTTCATACCAGCTAGACAGCAGGTATTAATTACTAAAAAAGGTTTGGTAATGACTGGAAAATTGTGAGATCTGTTAACAGTATTTAGTTTTGTTATGTGTGCATTGTGGCCAGAGAGAAAGAATTACACATATCATGGTTTGATATCTATTTAATCATTGTACTTGTgtttctcacctcctctctaaACTGTAC
This genomic interval from Chaetodon trifascialis isolate fChaTrf1 chromosome 9, fChaTrf1.hap1, whole genome shotgun sequence contains the following:
- the folr gene encoding folate receptor, whose translation is MWVVLALLLAVSSGALSLNPLNMCMDAKHHKVEPGPEGQLYSQCAPWRDNACCTANTSEEAHADHSYLYNFNWDHCGIMSKECKKHFIQDTCFYECSPHLGPWIQKVDQTWRKERIVDVPLCQEDCHDWWEDCKNEYTCKSNWHYGWDWSTGINKCPANSKCRKWTEVYPTPKSMCEEIWSNSYIYTTHTKSSGRCMQLWFNGSNPNKMVAEYYHNNAQQHQSLALTMLLSLAFTCFSIMKH